The Oncorhynchus kisutch isolate 150728-3 linkage group LG8, Okis_V2, whole genome shotgun sequence DNA segment gtatgtgttaattgcaggggtgcccatggggctggggatAAGAATTGTCCAAtgggagagaggcaggttgaggtttccagggttagagtagtgcagaagttgtcatatgctgaggcagtgaagaaagtagaggaagtagagcggtcaagggggagggatcctgagaggagtggtgtgagtagtagatgtgtaccagtacagagggataaaacaacaagtgatatatgtttcagtaagattggatttttgCCCTTTATAGTAATGGTTATCCACTGTACTGCAGGAATAGAATGTAATTTGCACAAAATAGAGATTGTGGTAGCAGCTGTAGAGAGGGTGTGCGTATTTGGGTGTGCGAGTTATGACATCGGAAGAATTACATGGTGTGTTAAGTGGcggtgtcccatcctttcaggctGTTGGCCTGAAGTCGcactaaatatatttaaatagtgGACTATGGTATTTATTAATACTTTTTGTgagtgtagtgttagatggtaAGGTATTTGTTGAATACTtttgaatatacactgctcaaaaaaataaagggaacacttaaacaacacaatgtaactccaagtcaatcacacttctgtgaaatcaaactgtccatttaggaagcaacactgattgacaatagatttcacatgctgttgtgcaaatgaaatagacaacaggtgtaaattataggcaattagcaagacacccccaataaaggagtggttctgcaggtggtgaccacagaccacttctcagttcctatgcttcctggctgatgtttttgtcacttttgaatgctggcggtgctttcactctagtggtagcatgagacggagtctacaacccacacaagtggctcaggtagtgcagctcacccaggatggcacatcaatgcgagctgtggcaagaaggtttgctgtgtctgtcagcgtagtgtccagagcatggaggcgctaccaggagacaggccagtacatcaggagacatggaggaggccggaggagggcaacaacccagcagcaggaccgctacctccgcctttgtgcaaggaggagcaggaggagcactgccagagccctgcaaaatgacctccagcaggccacaaatgtgcatgtgtctgctcaaaaggtcagaaacagactccatgagggtggtatgagggcccaacgtccacaagtgggggttgtgcttacagcccaacaccgtgcaggacgtttggcatttgccagagaacaccaagattggcaaatttgccactggtgccctgtgctcttcacagatgaaagcaggttcacactgagcacatgtggcaggcatgacagagtctggagatgccgtggagaacgttctgctgcctgcaacatcctccagcatgaccggtttggcggtgggtcagtcatggtgtggggtggcatttctttgggggggccgcacagccctccatgtgctcgccagaggtagcctgactgccattaggtacagagatgagatcctcagaccccttgtgagaccatatgctggtgcagttggccctgggttcctcctaatgcaagacaatgctagacctcatgtggctggagtgtgtcagcagttcctgcaagaggaattcattgatgctatggactggcccgcccgttcgccagacctgaatccaattgagcacatctgggacatcaagTCTCGCtcccatccaccaatgccacgttgcaccactgactgtccaggagttggcggatgctttagtccaggtctgggaggagatccctcaggagaccatccgccacctcatcaggagcatgcccaggcgttgtagggaggtcatacaggcacgtggaggccacacacactactgagcctcattttgacttgttttaaggacattacatcaaagttggatcagcctgtagtgtggttttccactttaattttgagtgtgactccaaatccagacctccatgggttgataaatttgatttccattgataatttttgtgtgattttgttgtcagcacattcaactatgtaaagaaaaaagtatttaataagaatatttcattcattcagatctaggatgtgttattttagtgttccctttatttgtttgagcagtgtatatatatattttttaaggatAAAGGAgttatactccagtctagtaggtggcggtaatacaACATTTATCCGACGCCAACCGCAGTTAAACCTCATCGAAGAAGAAAGAAGCTTGTGTGCCTGTTATCCCTCGGATTCATATGCTCACTCTTTGCTTTTTCTGCCATTCTGCGCCTCGACTCAACCATGTCTCTGTTGAAGTCCGGCAAGGTGATCTCCAGTATTGGGACTTTCTCCCCGTCCCTGGGAGTTTTGTCTACACGTAACAGGTAATACCAGACATGCAATATCTGCACTGTCATGTCTGACACGTAGCTACTTTGGTAGTTTTCCATTGAATTAATAGCTAGCAGCActtcgttagctagctagccatgccGCAATGACTCAAGTGGCCTAACTTCAAGTTTACTGAATGGGGTCCGAAGCGGTCATGCACTTACGTCTTTCACCGTAGTTGAGCTATCTACCTAATATTTAAATTACATTTGCTAACTGACTGAAACTCGCATTCATCCATCCGCCGCCTGTCGTGACTGAAATTTCCCGTTCATATCTTTGGGTTTAGTCAAGTCATACTTTGTAGACTTCAAGGCTCAACCAGTTCACTGACAGTCGAACTTCGCAAGGTTACTTTCCAACTATGGATACTGATACTGTTATTTGGTGGCTCTGTAAAAATATTATTCAGATTTCAGTGGCAGACAATCTGTATGTTGTCAACATATCATAGTGATCATTCCCGTGAAaggaaaatgtattaaattattttttatattttaggGTCGCAGTGGCTTTTAGCCTTTTGAGATTCGACATATTTTCTCGGTTTGATCTCCCTCGCATACCGTAACTCCCTAATTCTAGCGTGATCATTGGCTATCGTGTGCAGGCCCCTGGTCGTTGATTGGCCACGGGATGTCCCGGTTTCTACTGAGATGTGACGACAGTAACCGGTGTCCTTTCTATCTCCTTTTGGAGGGCAAACTCTGTTAATCACTTATAAGATACCGCTTCACATATCTGGAAAAAAGGCTGTGTTCGAAAAGCATTACCAAATACACTCTGCATCACTGTCGAGTTTTGTTAGAAGACTGTGCGCCGAGTTACATTATTCTCATTCAAAAATTATATTGTTCTGTATTCAAGTGCATTTTAGTCCATTAGCAGGCTAAATTCAAGTCTGTGACTCAACATTGGATGGCCCCTCATTGGTGCTGTCATAGTGGCATAAATAGGACTCAGTCACTGTACTCCATGGCCTATGAAGTGTTTACCAAGCATATTTATGTTTGCGCGACATCTCACAAGTTCAAATGTACTGGTTCTGTGTGTATGTAGTTCGCACATACTGCTGATAATAGTATCACTATGCACCAGTGGGTAGGCTGATAATATACCCAGGTTTTTCTCACTCTGATAACAGATTTGTCAGAATCCGATAACAAGTATTCATATTTGTTATCAGTTTTACTGATTGAGGATCTGATTTTAATGTGCAGTCCCAATGTTTCTGACCAGCTGAGTTTTCAATTTTAGTCACCTGGAATCTTTTTGATTTTGGACAATGGGTGTTCTATAAGGATGTTCTATAATGCTATGTAAACAGGCTCTATGACAGGTGACTGTTCAGTGTGTTCCCTAAAACTCGATGTGGGTGTCATGTCATCATTCTTGTCTATATTCTCATGTTGCGGTCTTGGCGTTGCTGCCCTTTGCGAAGCATTCGGCTCTAGGTATTGCTGTGATTTCCAGGGTGTTTGAACACAACCGTTGAACCTAAATTTCAGTGAGCTGCAGAGTGTCACTGCTCACGTCATAGTGGCTCACCACTACATTGACATATCAAAACATACTACTGTACCAGTGCGCACTGGTGAGTAGCATCAGACACAACACGGTTTTAGTGAGTTCATTATTACAGAAGGCTCCAATAGAAATGTAGGCTGTCTAAAACACATGTGATTCTCTGTTGGGAGTCTTGCTGTGAACTTACATTTTTTCCATGCAATGTTTTAAATGGATCTCTAGTTCAGCCCCAGCAGGCCTATAGCCTCCAGTACAGCAGTGAGAGGAATGTGTAAGATTAGAGGCCCTGCTTGCCCCTCTTTCAGAGGTCATGTGGATGGGGTCAGGGGCAaggtcgtgtgtgtgtgggtaattCTATTAGTTCCTGAACTGGGCCCTTGCTAATTTTCTGTTCTTTCCTCCTCATAAGACACATTCCATACAAGGGGAGAGAATCATTTTGTGTGTGAGAGCATATGTTTGCAGTGCCTGacctttgtgtgtgtggctgtggaaAGGGAAGTGTGAAGTATTGTATGGATAATCAGCTTGGTGGGGTCAGTGTGAAAGGAAGACCAGGCTGTAATGACCGGATCCAAAGATATGATGAATGAATGTGTTCTGAATTTCAAAGAACCAATCGTTGCCTTTGTTTCAACCACCCTCCCCCTGCCCTTTAGAGCTGTCATTCTGGTAGTGTAGTGGCGATGGAGAGAGATGTTCATGTATTTAGTGCAGTCCATCTCCTCCCTTTTATTGACTCCCCCCTAATGCCATCCAACCCGGGCCCTTCACCTCGACAGACTTCAGCTGTGTGTAGTGGTGattttgtagtgtgtgtgtgtggcttttcGCTGTGCAGGGACTGGGGGATGACCAGGCATTCACCAGGTCATAGTCCAGAGTGTTGGTCTACTGTGGGTGGTTGTTGCTACTCTCCTCTGGTTGGATGAGAGCAACTGTTTCTTGAGCAGAGTATAGAACTGTTTACCGTTGTGTTTTAGTCTTTTATTTTAAGTGCAGTTTCTTGGAGAAATATAAGCCTACACTGAGTGATTAGAAAAATAAACTTGTCCACTATGAAACAAATAAGAACACAAGTCTGCAAAATTATAAATTAAGCTGCTTCTGTTTGTTTCTCCCCCTCCCATCTGTTGCAGTTCATGGTGGGGTGGAGTGCAGATGGGCCCCCCTGACCCCATCCTGGGGGTGTCAGAGGCCTTCAAGAGGGACACCAGTCCGAAGAAGATGAACCTGGGGGTGGGGGCCTACAGGGACGACCACGGCAAACCCTTTGTGCTCGATTGTGTCCGCAAGGTAGGAATACCATGACAACCAGTGTAACTACCCAGGCtttcacacacacagggacaagaTAACTATCCCCAGTATCACCCAGCCATTCATATTGAGGCTCACTCCTCAGAGGAAAGGTGAGTAGCTATGCCGGCTCTTATTGTTTTGTAATCCCGGGCTCAGCATTGGGGAAAGGCTAATCCAGTCACACGGCTACTAGCCCTTTTATGTAAGAACCGGATCAGTTAACAAACACGTAGAAGCATGAAGAAGGTGGTTTCATGTTTTGAGCTGATTCTCACTATACAAGCTTTTGTGGAGTTGCAggcctgtgtttctgtgtttctgatgcttgaagcattgcgaagagctgctggcagaacgcactaaagtgctgtttgaatgaatgcttatgagtctgctgctgcctaccaccgctcagtcagactgctctatcaaatatcaaatcatagacttaattataacataataacacacagaaatacaagcctttggtccTAATATGGTCGAACGAGCCATGTGGCCCAAACTGCTggatataccctgactctgtgtgcaatgaaagcaagagaagtgacacaatttcacctggttaatattgcctgctaacctggattttttttttttatagctaaatatgcaggtttaaaaatatattcttctgtgtattgattttaaggaaggcattgatgtttatggttaggtagaGTCGTGCAACGAGTGCTTTTTTtcgcaaatgtgcttttgttaaatcatcccccatttggcaaagttggctgtctttgttaggaagtaatagtcttcacacagttcgcgacgagccaggcggcccaaactgctgcatataccctgactctgttgcaagagaagtgacacaatttccctagttaaaagaaattcatgttagctggcaatattaactaaatatgcaggtttaaaaatatatacttgtgtattgattttaagaaaggcattgatgtttatggttaggtacacggaGCAATGACTGTCCTTTTttgcgaatgcgcactgcatcgattatatgcaacgcaggacacgctagataactacacatggttgatgctattactagtttaactggtgatttatgattgattgattgttttttataagataagtttaatgctagctagtaacttaccttggcttcttactgcattcgcataacaggcaggctcctcgtggagtgcaatgtaaaggCAGgtagttagagcattggactagttaactgtaaggttgcaagattgaatccccgagctgacaaggtaaaaatctgtcattctgcccctaggccatcattgaaaataagaatgtgttcttaaccgacttgcctagttaaataaaggtgtaaaaaaaacagatttccgattgttatgaaaacttgaaatcggccctaattaatcggccattccgattaattggtcgacctctaatttctGCACGATCATCCTGAGCTTAACTCATATAATGTATACCTATATTGAATCTCTATTACTGTGTGGATGTGTTTGCGCATACTTTTTGTATGTAAGTTTGAGGTGCAGGCTCCAGCAGACCCATGTGTTAGACATCAACATTATTTCTGCATAGTCGTTCTGAGCTCCGCTCATACAGCCCTGCTAAACCCCAGCTGTGTGTGTTACGCTATTAGCTCTGATTTGGCAGGGCTTTGGATCAGTCATGAAGTGGATGCTGAGAAATTGTCATCATTAAAAACCTTTCTACTTCCCCTCCCACTCACTATTTCTCTACCATCATCCCCGACCCTCTCCAGGCAGAGGCTCTGATTTCTTCCAAGCAGTTGGATAAGGAGTATCTGGCCATCGGTGGTCTGGGGGACTttaccaagtcctgcgctctgCTAGCCCTGGGGGCTGACAGCGAGGTCCTCAAGAGTGGCAGGGTGAGTGGATGTGTGGGTGGTAGCTTGGAAGCACATTTGCTCTCGGTGTGTTCAGTGAACGATAGAAATGCAattaacatctctctcctctcttcagaaCATCACTGTCCAGACCATCTCAGGAACCGGCTCACTGTGCATCGGAGCCAACTTCCTGGTATAGACCCACCTCTTTTAGCAGCTAAACAGGAAGAGAATGAATGCACCTACACTGCCACGGTTGCATTTGGGCCCTTAGCCCCCTAGAACAGTGCACCAGCCTATACATGCCTGAAACGAGTGCCTTCTCTATAATATATATGCATTACAAATGATTGTGTTCTATGAAACAATAATTTCTTCATACCGGTAGTACTGCGGAGTGTGTATGGTGTCAGTCAGTTAATTCCTTATATTTTTCTCTAGTCTCGTTTCCACAGTGCGTCCCGTGACGTGTACCTGCCCAAGCCCTCCTGGGGGAACCACACACCCATCTTCAGAGATGCTGGCATGCAGCTGAAAGCCTACCGCTACTACGACCCCTCCACCTGCGGCTTCGACTTCAACGGGGCGCTCGATGACATCTctgtgagagagggatgggaaaGGGGGGGTTGTATGATTCCACACTGACATGGAGGACCATTACCACGTCTTGTGATCTGTTTTTATATTGTTATGTTGACTTTATAAGGTTAAGGTGTGGGGGTCTATTTCCGTCATGACTCTGATTTGAATGTTAGTGTAACACTATTTTCCCTCTGATACAGAAAATGCCAGAGAAGAGTGTGATCATGCTGCATGCCTGTGCCCATAACCCCACCGGTGTGGACCCCAAGCCTGAGCAGTGGAAGGAGATCGCTGACCTGGTGAAGGTGAGTGTGCTCACCATAGATATGAAATACCTCAATGGTGATTTCTCTGTAAAGGCCCTAACTGGCTAAAGTCTCTGTCACTATTGGGACTCTACTGCTGAAGAGCTTAACTTCCCAGTGCCTACAGGTGTTTTGTGTGAAGACTGACATCTTTACTGTGCCAGACAACTATTTACACACACGGTCCTAATAATAACTCCTCCCCTGTTCTGCTGTTCCTTTAGAAAAGGGACCTGTTGGTGTTCTTTGACATGGCCTACCAGGGCTTTGCCAGTGGAGATATTGATCGTGATGCCTGGGCTGTTCGTCACTTCATCGAGCAGGGCCACAACATTGTCCTGTCGCAGTCGTTTGCTAAGAACATGGGCCTCTACGGTCGGtctcattatatatatatatatatattttttttacccttcTACTATGTCAATACCATAgtccatagtgtgtgtgtgtgtgtgtgtgtgtatagatatatatatctatacacacacacacacacacacacacacacacactatggacTATGGTATTGACATAGTAGAAGggtaaaagtttttaaaaaactcCCACCAGTATGGTAACTTACCCATGTGTTTTGACAGGTGAGCGAGTGGGAGGGTTCACTGTGGTGTGTAACGATGCCGAGGAAGTTAAGAGGGTGGAGTCTCAGCTGAAGATTCTGATCCGGCCAATCTACTCCAACCCTCCAATGAATGGAGCCAGAATCGCTGCCACTATTCTCAACACACCAGACCTTTATAAAATATGgtaagtgtatatatatatatatacacacacacacacacacgtttgccCATTTCACTGATGCTGTGATTTTAAAATATAGCTGACTGCCTAGGAAGGTATCGGAGTTCTCTTTGGAGTGGTCTCCTGTCTACACACAACTTCCATTCTGTTTCctcatcaacccccccccccccccccccccgattaaCCTCTCTCTACACAGGTTGGGGGAGGTCCACGGCATGGCCAACCGCATCATCAAGATGAGGGAGCAGCTGGCGGCCAACCTGAAGAGTGAGGGCTCCACTCACAACTGGCAGCATGTCATCGACCAAATAGGCATGTTCTGCTTCACAGGCCTCAAGCCTGAACAGGTACACAAACGACCACACCCACTCTTTATATCCACACCTGTACCTTATGACATTTATTATATTCATGTTGGTCATATTCATCAGTTGGAATTAAGTTCTAGTATAATGATAAATTGCGTTGACtccaggtgtttgtgtgtgtctaccCCAGGTTGAGCGTCTGACTAAGGAGTTTTCAGTATACATGACCAAAGATGGTAGAATCTCCATGGCAGGTGTCACCTCCGGTAACGTGGGATACCTAGCACATGGAATCCACGCTGTCACAAAGTAAAAAGGAGAATGCTGGGAGAAACAGTGGGGTACGGTGGCACTGGATACAATCCTTAACAAAATAATAATGCCCACTCCACCCACCCCTTACAGAGGAGCTGGACATTCTTTAAGACTGTAAATTGTTCAACTTTGACCTCAACATCGAGGCCACCATGTCAAAGGTTGTTTAGTGAGGGTCCAATGATCTGCCCTACATTTGACAAAAGGTCTGATGTCTGTCTTCTACGCTTATTTATTGTATGTCAAAGTTTAATATTAACTAACTTAATAAATGGCTTAATAATGACAGGTTAATATTCTCTTTTAAACCTGCTCTGGCTGCTGTGGTCCAAATTGCTGTCAGGCTACAGATGAGTTTACCAACACTTAGGTTCTGTTGTGTGTATGAACTGTGAACTCTTGTGTCATTGCATATTTTATGTAGGATGTGAAAGTTCAACTTTTCCTCAACACCAGTATTGTAGCAGAAAACTCAGCCATTTCCAGATAACAATTAGTTATAAGATTGTCTGCCACTACTTTTAGATGAGATACGGTAATTGATGTTTTAATATGCTTTAGAAATGGACAATGTATGATCATTCTGTCCTTTCACTCAGCCTCTCTCTTGCATTATCTTGTCTTCCCATATTCAATATAAATAATTATATTGCTGTACAAGTTTTGTGCTTTATGCACGAAGAGCAGGGTCTATTGCGTTTTTGCTAAGTGTTGATGTGtgagcagtcagccagccagtcttaAATGCCTACTGAATGtccctctaaccccccccccccaagcactTGGTTTATGAGGTTTTAAAGGTGCATTATacagaaatcgctctgccatttcctggttgctaaaattctaatagttaacCTAATTTAAGTTTGACAAAACAAGTCATGTGTAGaggatcattgtaccatctaaaccgctgtgaaatgtaTCTTAAATAACCAAAAGtgttgtattttcagctggtgtaccAAACAAAGTAAGTTGCAAAAATGAAACTTTGGTAAGCAGAACACAGAACCGATCTACTGTTTCTtagacttgttttcaatgacTGCTCTATAACtaaacatttctatgtgaatttggtccaAAAAGTTACAAATTGCAGCTTTGAAAGGATAGACTGTCCTATGATGGTGCTCTTGTATTTCCACAAGAAAAGGCATTTCACAAGTGTTATTTGGGTCACTGGGCAACTCCTATCCCCTCCTTTTCAGAACCAAGAGGTTATAGAACTTAtattgctatatatatatatatatatataagttgtATAGACCAGTGTTTTGCTCTAATGATCAGCCTTCAAACattttatctgtgtgtgtctttctgatTGTAACAAGACAGATTGTGCAGGTAAAATCACCTTTCTGCGGTCTACTCATGAAGATTAATCTGCTCTGACACCATTTTTGGGTTAGAGCAAAATAATATGGAGCATAGGTTTTCTCTGAACAATTAATAAATATCTATAATTGAAATAACTGGGCTTATTTTGTAGTTCTTTCTAAAAAATAATATT contains these protein-coding regions:
- the LOC109882441 gene encoding aspartate aminotransferase, mitochondrial-like codes for the protein MSLLKSGKVISSIGTFSPSLGVLSTRNSSWWGGVQMGPPDPILGVSEAFKRDTSPKKMNLGVGAYRDDHGKPFVLDCVRKAEALISSKQLDKEYLAIGGLGDFTKSCALLALGADSEVLKSGRNITVQTISGTGSLCIGANFLSRFHSASRDVYLPKPSWGNHTPIFRDAGMQLKAYRYYDPSTCGFDFNGALDDISKMPEKSVIMLHACAHNPTGVDPKPEQWKEIADLVKKRDLLVFFDMAYQGFASGDIDRDAWAVRHFIEQGHNIVLSQSFAKNMGLYGERVGGFTVVCNDAEEVKRVESQLKILIRPIYSNPPMNGARIAATILNTPDLYKIWLGEVHGMANRIIKMREQLAANLKSEGSTHNWQHVIDQIGMFCFTGLKPEQVERLTKEFSVYMTKDGRISMAGVTSGNVGYLAHGIHAVTK